A window of the Nibribacter ruber genome harbors these coding sequences:
- a CDS encoding FtsK/SpoIIIE family DNA translocase gives MATNTYKREVGTGPRPKNMPRGQNEPKGKAEARAPKEPKAKRSFSTPSFSFNFLKDRRLQLFVGFFFLLSSLYLTIAFVSYLFTGTADQSVVESVTVDAVKEAGLESENWLGLFGAWVSDYFINRWFGIASFFFVPIIFYVGYKIVFRRTTITLSSVVTLCLFGLLWGSISAGYVVLTSDLTGDYSFLSGAIGYETALWLESLLRWGTGLLLAFALIAFVMFFFNITTLNRPKPAVAAPEGNAYRQDYQEGVYASPSVAMNHLTNPSGSIEPEEEEEEMVYPAPFAIQQQEDEEEYHEEDEADYAEDDQEEDLFAVNDLPVSPRSVMPATSVPLALEMDEDFDDEVLLDDLDEEEPELDLDIAPIPAHLEVEAVTSENYDPTLDLPRYQYPHIDLLTDYGQGNKVQVSKEELEANKDRIVETLGNYNIGIASIKATIGPTVTLYEIVPDAGVRISKIKSLEDDIALSLAALGIRIIAPIPGKGTIGIEVPNKKKEMVSIKSILSTEKFMKSEMDLPIAFGKTITNEVFITDLAKMPHLLMAGATGQGKSVGLNAILTSLLYKRHPSQLKFVLVDPKKVELSLFNKIERHFLAKLPDTEEAIITDTKKVVNTLNSLCMEMDQRYDLLKDAGCRNLKEYNVKFVERRLNPKKGHKFMPYIVLVIDELADLMMTAGKEVETPIARLAQLARAIGIHLVVATQRPSVNVITGIIKANFPARISFKVTSKIDSRTILDTGGADQLIGQGDMLFSLGSDLIRVQCAFVDTPEVDRICDFIGEQQGYSDAYLLPEFVGDESGNDKADFDPSNKDAMFEEAARIVVTHQQGSTSLLQRRLKLGYNRAGRLIDQLEAAGVVGPFEGSKAREVLIPDEYSLEQLLNTLDRN, from the coding sequence ATGGCTACGAACACATATAAACGCGAAGTAGGGACTGGACCGCGGCCTAAAAACATGCCGAGGGGCCAGAATGAACCCAAGGGAAAAGCAGAGGCGCGGGCTCCTAAAGAACCCAAGGCCAAACGCTCTTTCTCTACCCCCAGCTTTTCTTTCAACTTCTTAAAAGACAGACGTCTGCAACTGTTTGTGGGCTTTTTCTTCCTGCTTTCTAGTTTGTACCTCACCATTGCCTTCGTCTCTTACCTTTTTACGGGTACGGCAGACCAGAGCGTGGTAGAGTCGGTGACTGTAGATGCCGTGAAAGAAGCCGGCCTGGAGTCAGAGAACTGGCTGGGCCTGTTTGGCGCCTGGGTGTCTGACTATTTCATCAACCGCTGGTTTGGCATTGCCTCCTTCTTTTTTGTGCCCATCATTTTTTACGTAGGCTATAAAATTGTCTTCCGGCGCACCACCATCACACTTTCCTCTGTGGTGACGCTGTGTTTGTTCGGTTTGCTGTGGGGCAGCATCTCGGCGGGCTACGTGGTCCTCACCAGTGACCTTACCGGCGATTACAGTTTTTTGAGCGGTGCCATTGGTTATGAGACGGCCCTGTGGCTGGAAAGCCTGTTGCGCTGGGGAACCGGCTTGCTGTTGGCCTTCGCGCTGATTGCCTTTGTCATGTTCTTCTTCAACATTACCACCCTCAATAGACCTAAGCCAGCCGTAGCAGCGCCAGAAGGTAACGCGTACCGTCAGGACTACCAGGAGGGTGTGTACGCCTCTCCGTCGGTGGCCATGAACCACCTCACCAATCCTTCGGGGAGTATTGAGCCTGAGGAAGAAGAGGAAGAAATGGTCTATCCTGCTCCGTTTGCCATTCAGCAGCAAGAAGACGAAGAAGAGTATCACGAGGAAGACGAGGCGGACTATGCCGAGGACGACCAGGAGGAAGATTTGTTTGCCGTGAATGACCTGCCGGTTTCTCCCCGTTCTGTTATGCCGGCCACCTCTGTGCCGCTTGCCCTGGAAATGGACGAAGACTTTGACGACGAGGTGCTGTTGGATGACCTGGACGAAGAAGAACCGGAACTGGATTTGGACATTGCGCCCATTCCTGCCCATCTGGAGGTAGAGGCCGTGACCAGTGAGAACTATGATCCCACGCTAGACCTGCCTCGCTATCAATACCCGCACATTGATTTGCTGACTGACTACGGCCAGGGCAACAAAGTGCAGGTGAGCAAAGAAGAACTAGAAGCCAATAAAGACCGCATTGTAGAGACCCTGGGCAACTACAACATTGGCATTGCCAGCATCAAAGCCACCATCGGGCCTACGGTTACGCTGTATGAGATTGTGCCAGACGCGGGTGTGCGTATCTCCAAGATTAAGAGCCTGGAAGATGACATCGCGTTGAGTTTGGCGGCTTTGGGAATTCGTATCATTGCGCCTATTCCGGGCAAAGGAACCATTGGTATTGAAGTGCCCAACAAGAAGAAGGAGATGGTATCCATCAAATCTATCTTGAGCACTGAGAAGTTCATGAAGAGCGAAATGGACCTGCCCATTGCCTTCGGGAAGACCATCACCAATGAAGTGTTCATCACTGATTTGGCCAAAATGCCCCACTTGCTCATGGCAGGTGCCACGGGTCAGGGTAAGTCGGTTGGTTTGAACGCCATCTTGACCTCTCTACTTTATAAGCGCCATCCTTCGCAACTCAAGTTTGTGTTGGTAGACCCTAAAAAAGTGGAGCTATCGCTGTTCAACAAGATTGAGCGCCACTTTCTGGCCAAACTACCGGATACGGAGGAAGCCATCATCACCGACACCAAAAAAGTGGTGAATACGCTCAACTCCCTGTGTATGGAGATGGACCAGCGCTATGACTTATTAAAAGATGCCGGTTGCCGAAACCTCAAAGAATACAATGTCAAATTTGTAGAGCGTAGATTGAACCCGAAGAAAGGGCACAAATTCATGCCGTACATTGTGCTGGTGATAGATGAGTTGGCAGACTTGATGATGACGGCCGGTAAAGAGGTGGAAACGCCTATTGCCCGTCTGGCGCAATTGGCGCGGGCCATTGGCATTCACTTGGTGGTGGCTACGCAGCGTCCATCAGTAAATGTGATCACGGGTATCATCAAAGCGAACTTTCCTGCCCGAATTTCCTTTAAGGTAACGTCAAAGATTGACTCGCGGACCATTCTGGACACCGGCGGCGCCGATCAGCTGATTGGCCAAGGCGATATGCTCTTCTCTTTGGGCTCAGATTTAATCCGGGTGCAGTGCGCGTTTGTAGATACGCCCGAGGTGGATAGAATCTGTGATTTCATTGGCGAGCAGCAAGGTTATTCAGACGCGTACCTGTTGCCAGAGTTTGTAGGCGACGAGAGCGGCAATGACAAGGCAGACTTTGACCCGAGCAACAAGGACGCCATGTTTGAGGAGGCCGCCCGCATTGTGGTGACGCACCAGCAGGGAAGCACCTCTTTGTTACAGCGTAGATTGAAGTTGGGCTATAACCGCGCAGGCCGTTTAATTGACCAATTAGAGGCCGCCGGCGTGGTGGGTCCGTTTGAGGGAAGCAAGGCCCGCGAAGTTTTAATTCCGGACGAATACAGTTTGGAACAGTTATTGAATACACTGGATCGTAACTAA
- a CDS encoding LolA family protein, producing MKRFFSFLLALLFVAQIASAQKDPKAEQILDAMSKKYQAMKAFKASFSQTLESQSAKVKETINGDITVAGNKFRLSVAGQEIINNGTTIWTFMKKENEVNISDNDPDEQELTPNQIYTLYKKGYKYNYSGEQKLGGETVNVIDLTPEDKSNQVFKVRMFISKKDNSIKSWHMFRKNGNRYVYTIKKFTPNPPLAANFFTFDKAKYKGVKVVDLR from the coding sequence ATGAAACGATTCTTTTCTTTCCTGCTTGCCCTGTTATTTGTTGCCCAGATAGCCAGTGCGCAGAAAGACCCGAAAGCCGAGCAGATTTTGGATGCCATGAGCAAAAAGTACCAGGCCATGAAAGCGTTCAAAGCCTCTTTCTCCCAAACATTAGAAAGCCAGAGCGCCAAGGTGAAGGAAACCATCAACGGGGACATTACCGTGGCGGGCAATAAATTCCGGTTGTCGGTGGCCGGTCAGGAAATCATCAACAACGGCACCACCATCTGGACCTTCATGAAGAAGGAAAACGAAGTGAACATCTCTGACAATGATCCAGATGAGCAGGAGTTGACGCCTAACCAGATTTACACGCTGTACAAGAAAGGCTACAAATACAACTACAGCGGTGAGCAGAAACTAGGCGGTGAGACCGTGAATGTGATTGACTTAACGCCAGAAGATAAGTCTAACCAGGTGTTCAAGGTACGCATGTTCATCAGCAAGAAGGACAACTCCATCAAATCCTGGCATATGTTCCGCAAAAACGGAAACCGCTATGTGTACACCATCAAGAAGTTCACGCCTAACCCTCCATTGGCCGCCAACTTCTTCACCTTTGACAAGGCCAAATACAAAGGCGTAAAAGTGGTAGACCTGCGTTAA
- the pyrF gene encoding orotidine-5'-phosphate decarboxylase: protein MTRQQLFEQIQRKRSYLCIGLDTDLKKIPQHLLQHEDPIFEFNRQIIDATADLCVAYKPNVAFYEAHGPKGWVSLQRTLEAIPQDVFSIADAKRGDIGNTSELYARAFFERMNFDSITVAPYMGADSVTPFLQFKDKWVILLALTSNEGSKDFQFSNVVTQGEAHFLFEKVLIKSQKWGTPENLMYVVGATRCDYIERVREIAPDHFLLVPGVGAQGGSLEEISRYGMNNHCGLLVNSSRQIIYASQGEDFAEKARAAALAVQQEMDKYLNEYLPQ from the coding sequence ATGACCAGACAACAGCTTTTTGAGCAGATTCAACGCAAGCGTTCCTACCTCTGCATAGGCCTGGACACAGACCTGAAAAAGATTCCCCAGCACTTGCTGCAGCACGAGGACCCCATTTTTGAGTTTAACCGGCAGATCATTGACGCCACGGCAGATTTGTGCGTAGCGTACAAGCCCAACGTGGCCTTCTATGAGGCGCACGGCCCCAAAGGCTGGGTGAGTCTGCAGAGGACATTAGAGGCAATCCCACAGGACGTATTCTCTATTGCAGATGCCAAGCGCGGCGACATTGGAAACACCTCAGAACTGTATGCCCGCGCTTTCTTTGAGCGGATGAACTTTGACTCTATCACGGTGGCTCCGTACATGGGCGCAGATTCTGTGACGCCTTTTCTTCAGTTCAAAGACAAATGGGTGATTCTGCTGGCCTTGACCTCTAATGAAGGCAGCAAGGATTTTCAGTTCTCCAACGTGGTGACGCAGGGAGAGGCGCATTTCCTGTTCGAGAAAGTGTTGATCAAAAGTCAGAAATGGGGGACGCCTGAGAACCTGATGTACGTGGTGGGCGCCACCCGCTGCGATTATATTGAACGCGTGCGCGAGATTGCCCCAGACCATTTCTTGCTGGTGCCGGGCGTAGGTGCGCAAGGCGGAAGCCTGGAAGAAATCTCCAGATACGGCATGAATAATCATTGCGGCCTGCTGGTGAATTCTTCAAGGCAGATTATATATGCCTCGCAGGGAGAGGACTTCGCCGAGAAAGCCCGCGCCGCTGCCCTAGCCGTGCAACAGGAAATGGACAAATACCTGAACGAGTACCTGCCTCAATAA
- a CDS encoding DUF2851 family protein, with amino-acid sequence MKEDFLHYLWQHQYFNKERLLTTSGEEVAVLHPGFHNRSDAGPDFSNARIKIGNTEWVGSVEIHLSSSDWRRHHHQQDAKYNQVILHVVWEEDEVVLREEGSPMPTLELKGRVQLPLQAQYQELLWSQAVIPCAPRAFAVDSIYKASMLDKTLLERLQLKAELVLERMEQSRQNWESTVYHTMAAGFGFKVNQDGFLLLTQVLPWPLVQRYQKSPGQLEAMVFGQAGLLANVNPQDAYATALAKEYQYLRHKHTLEEPLTAKAWNMLRLRPANFPGIRLGQWLAVLLAHEHLWSDLITCETVPAYEVFFRQTPPKYWQQHYAPGKKSKQTFARIGEESVQNLLINVVAPLLVAFSRRTGDYIYQDKAIALLEQLPKENNKITRLYKELEFQHGTAADSQALISLYQRYCQPKKCLHCVVGHRLLKQNMNRR; translated from the coding sequence ATGAAAGAAGACTTTCTTCATTACCTCTGGCAACACCAATACTTCAACAAGGAGCGGCTGCTCACCACCTCTGGGGAAGAAGTGGCCGTCTTGCACCCTGGCTTTCACAACCGCTCAGATGCCGGTCCGGATTTTTCCAATGCCAGAATCAAGATAGGCAATACAGAGTGGGTAGGCAGCGTAGAGATTCACCTGTCTTCTTCAGACTGGCGCCGGCACCATCACCAGCAAGACGCCAAATACAACCAGGTGATATTGCATGTGGTCTGGGAAGAAGATGAAGTAGTGCTGCGGGAGGAGGGAAGTCCCATGCCCACGCTGGAATTGAAAGGCCGTGTGCAACTACCTCTGCAGGCCCAATACCAGGAACTGCTTTGGAGCCAGGCCGTCATTCCCTGCGCACCCCGGGCGTTTGCAGTAGACAGCATCTACAAAGCTTCCATGCTGGATAAGACTTTGCTGGAACGGTTGCAACTCAAGGCAGAATTGGTGCTGGAGCGCATGGAGCAAAGTAGGCAGAACTGGGAGAGTACGGTATACCATACCATGGCGGCGGGCTTCGGGTTTAAAGTAAACCAAGACGGGTTTCTGCTGCTGACGCAGGTGTTGCCGTGGCCCCTGGTGCAACGGTACCAGAAAAGCCCCGGGCAACTGGAGGCCATGGTGTTTGGGCAGGCAGGTCTGTTGGCAAACGTAAACCCACAGGATGCCTATGCCACGGCCCTCGCCAAAGAATACCAGTACCTTCGGCATAAGCATACCTTAGAAGAGCCCCTGACGGCCAAAGCCTGGAACATGCTGCGGCTGCGGCCGGCCAATTTTCCGGGAATCAGGTTGGGACAGTGGTTGGCGGTGTTGCTGGCGCATGAACATCTTTGGTCTGATCTTATTACTTGTGAGACGGTGCCTGCTTATGAAGTTTTCTTCCGGCAAACGCCGCCTAAGTATTGGCAACAGCATTATGCGCCGGGCAAAAAGAGCAAGCAGACGTTTGCCAGAATAGGGGAAGAAAGCGTGCAGAACCTTTTAATCAATGTAGTGGCTCCCTTGCTGGTTGCCTTTAGCCGGCGGACCGGTGACTATATTTACCAGGACAAGGCCATTGCTTTGCTGGAACAACTGCCCAAAGAAAACAACAAAATCACCAGGCTGTACAAAGAACTGGAGTTTCAGCACGGCACCGCCGCCGATTCCCAAGCCCTGATCAGCCTTTATCAAAGGTACTGCCAACCCAAGAAATGCTTACATTGCGTGGTAGGGCATCGCCTTCTTAAGCAAAATATGAACCGCCGCTAA
- a CDS encoding NeuD/PglB/VioB family sugar acetyltransferase, translating into MQNPVIILGAQELGIAALDTFQSNDVVVYCFLDDKVALQQQEVNEITVMGNTEDENFLKLIGKKCDVFVAAEDMAARKSLVNMLKEDYKVVPVNGIHKFSYVSEHAWLGHGNLVQAGAIINPNAKVGDSCVIGARALVDSNAVLEDHVQLGAGAIINAGVTVAEGAFIGTGAVIVSGVKIGKNARVGAGAVVVADVPAKQTVFGNPAKAV; encoded by the coding sequence ATGCAGAATCCTGTAATCATATTAGGTGCCCAAGAACTGGGCATTGCCGCACTAGATACTTTTCAGAGTAATGACGTGGTGGTGTATTGCTTTTTAGATGACAAAGTAGCCTTGCAACAGCAAGAAGTGAATGAAATCACCGTCATGGGCAACACTGAAGACGAGAATTTCCTCAAACTCATTGGCAAAAAGTGCGACGTGTTTGTGGCCGCTGAGGACATGGCCGCCCGCAAAAGCCTGGTGAACATGCTCAAGGAAGACTACAAAGTGGTTCCGGTGAATGGCATTCACAAATTTAGCTATGTCTCTGAGCACGCGTGGTTGGGTCATGGCAACCTGGTGCAAGCCGGAGCCATCATCAACCCCAACGCCAAAGTGGGTGACAGCTGCGTGATTGGTGCCAGAGCCTTGGTAGATTCAAATGCCGTGCTGGAGGATCATGTGCAACTGGGCGCTGGGGCCATCATCAACGCCGGCGTCACCGTGGCCGAAGGGGCCTTTATTGGAACCGGCGCCGTGATTGTGTCTGGCGTGAAGATTGGCAAGAACGCCCGCGTGGGCGCCGGAGCCGTAGTAGTGGCAGACGTGCCAGCCAAGCAAACCGTCTTCGGGAATCCCGCGAAAGCAGTTTAA
- the trhO gene encoding oxygen-dependent tRNA uridine(34) hydroxylase TrhO, whose protein sequence is MKKYSILLYYHYTKIEDPELFREEHHLLCLKLNLLGRIIVASEGLNGTVSGLVEDCEAYMAAVKADPRFEGVDFKVDFADEHAFTKLHVRHKPEIVHAGLRNIDPTERTGVHLSPQEFRDMKDQEDVVVLDVRSDYEHSMGKFKNAVTLDIENFREFPEKLDELKEKYEGKKILTYCTGGIKCEKASAFLLEKGFENVYQLHGGIIKYGMEAGGEDFEGKCYVFDNRVAVDVNTVNPVVISKCHVCATPSARMVNCANPHCNLHVPICEACGTKMDGACSTTCQEHPEKRPYDGTGYYQKNTNGYNPYKGLNRRKTEQAKAV, encoded by the coding sequence ATGAAAAAGTACAGTATCCTTCTTTATTACCACTACACCAAGATTGAAGATCCAGAGTTGTTCCGGGAGGAGCACCATCTGCTGTGTTTGAAACTGAATCTGCTGGGCCGCATTATTGTGGCTTCTGAGGGCTTGAACGGCACCGTCTCTGGCCTGGTGGAAGACTGCGAAGCCTACATGGCCGCCGTAAAAGCAGATCCTCGCTTTGAAGGTGTGGACTTTAAAGTAGACTTCGCCGACGAACACGCCTTCACCAAACTGCACGTGCGCCACAAACCGGAAATCGTGCACGCGGGCCTCAGAAACATTGACCCAACTGAGCGTACCGGCGTGCATTTGTCGCCGCAGGAGTTCAGGGACATGAAAGACCAGGAAGACGTGGTGGTGCTGGATGTGCGCTCAGACTATGAGCACAGCATGGGCAAGTTCAAGAACGCCGTGACGCTGGACATTGAGAATTTTCGGGAGTTTCCAGAGAAGCTGGATGAGCTGAAGGAAAAGTACGAAGGCAAGAAAATCCTGACGTACTGCACCGGCGGCATCAAATGCGAGAAAGCCAGCGCCTTCTTGCTGGAGAAAGGTTTTGAGAACGTGTACCAGCTGCACGGGGGCATCATCAAATACGGCATGGAAGCCGGTGGTGAAGACTTTGAAGGCAAATGCTACGTCTTTGACAATCGCGTGGCCGTAGATGTGAACACCGTCAATCCAGTGGTGATTTCTAAATGCCATGTGTGCGCGACGCCTTCGGCCAGAATGGTGAACTGCGCCAACCCGCATTGCAATCTGCACGTGCCCATCTGTGAGGCCTGCGGCACTAAAATGGACGGTGCCTGCTCTACCACCTGCCAGGAACATCCAGAAAAACGCCCGTATGACGGCACCGGTTACTATCAGAAAAACACCAACGGGTACAACCCGTACAAAGGCTTAAACCGCCGCAAGACGGAGCAAGCCAAGGCCGTGTAA
- a CDS encoding nucleoside phosphorylase, translated as MARIPESELIFNADGSIYHLNLLPEQISDTIITVGDQDRVAKVSQHFDSLEVQVAKREFVTHTGYYKGKRISVVSTGIGTDNIDIVFNELDALVNIDFVSRESVAPEDHISLKIVRIGTSGALQQDVPLGSHLATEYAVGLDTLMQFYPLVETGYETEIAVQLQLALGIGFLPYCVKGSDLLREQIAFDMVHGHTFTCPGFYGPQGRQLRLQPKVQDLIQKLSAFQYENVQFTNFEMETAGIYSLGRLLGHEVLSLNAIVANRISNTFADNAEQVIDDLIIKVLDRI; from the coding sequence ATGGCCCGCATTCCGGAGTCTGAACTGATCTTTAACGCCGACGGCAGCATCTACCACCTCAACCTGCTACCCGAGCAAATCTCTGATACCATCATCACCGTGGGCGACCAGGACCGCGTGGCCAAGGTAAGCCAGCATTTTGACTCCCTTGAAGTGCAGGTGGCCAAGCGCGAATTTGTCACCCACACCGGCTACTACAAAGGCAAGCGCATCTCAGTGGTTTCTACGGGCATAGGCACAGACAACATTGACATTGTGTTCAATGAGCTGGACGCGCTGGTGAACATTGACTTTGTGAGCCGGGAGTCCGTTGCCCCAGAAGACCACATCTCCCTGAAGATTGTACGCATTGGCACCTCGGGCGCCTTGCAGCAAGACGTGCCCCTGGGCAGCCATTTAGCCACAGAATACGCGGTGGGCCTGGACACGCTCATGCAGTTTTACCCACTGGTAGAAACCGGGTATGAAACTGAGATTGCGGTGCAGTTACAGTTGGCGCTGGGCATCGGGTTTTTGCCGTACTGCGTCAAAGGCTCAGACTTGTTGCGGGAGCAGATAGCGTTTGACATGGTGCACGGCCACACGTTCACCTGTCCGGGCTTCTACGGGCCGCAGGGCCGTCAGTTAAGGCTACAACCCAAGGTGCAGGACCTTATTCAAAAGCTGAGCGCGTTCCAGTACGAGAACGTGCAGTTTACCAACTTTGAGATGGAGACCGCGGGTATTTATTCCTTGGGCAGATTGCTGGGCCATGAAGTGCTGTCTCTGAACGCCATTGTAGCCAATCGCATCAGCAATACGTTCGCAGATAACGCAGAACAGGTGATTGATGACCTGATCATTAAAGTACTGGACAGAATTTAA
- a CDS encoding acyl-CoA reductase: MMTLENRLSAFVALGDYLRALTEEELEYLARRTGQFNNFFDLPNVSSALDGIAHMLQREPLEKWVANYDFSHIMPKKVGVVMAGNIPAVGFHDALCILLSGHILQAKLSSDDPFLVKHLLDKLTELEDRFGAQIQYVDMLKESDAIIATGSDNTARYFEYYFAKRPHIIRKNRTSVAVLTGEETQEELASLGDDILRYYGLGCRNVAKAYVPEGYDFTPFFEAMEYKKDVVDHHKYRNNYDYNKSILLVNRVEHLDNGFLMVTESKNLVSPISVLFYETYKDSEDLKAKLTEVQDKLQCVVSKEGAWKNSFSFGQAQCPSVTDYADGVDTMAFLAKL; this comes from the coding sequence ATGATGACTTTAGAAAATAGACTTTCTGCCTTTGTAGCCTTAGGAGATTACCTTCGCGCACTCACAGAAGAGGAACTAGAATACCTGGCCCGAAGAACCGGGCAGTTCAATAACTTCTTTGACTTGCCAAATGTTTCATCGGCCTTGGACGGAATTGCGCACATGCTACAGCGTGAACCACTGGAGAAATGGGTTGCCAACTATGACTTCAGCCACATAATGCCTAAGAAAGTGGGCGTAGTGATGGCCGGCAACATTCCGGCGGTGGGTTTCCATGACGCGCTTTGCATTCTCTTGTCTGGCCATATTCTGCAAGCCAAACTGAGCTCAGATGACCCTTTTTTGGTGAAGCACTTGTTAGACAAGCTGACGGAACTAGAAGACCGCTTCGGGGCGCAGATTCAGTATGTGGACATGCTCAAGGAGTCTGACGCCATCATTGCTACCGGCTCTGACAACACGGCCCGCTACTTTGAATACTACTTCGCCAAGCGACCGCACATCATTAGAAAGAACCGCACCAGCGTGGCCGTTTTAACCGGCGAGGAAACCCAGGAGGAACTGGCTTCTTTAGGTGATGACATCTTGCGCTATTATGGCTTAGGTTGCCGAAATGTAGCCAAGGCTTACGTACCCGAAGGATATGATTTCACCCCCTTCTTTGAGGCGATGGAGTACAAGAAAGACGTGGTAGATCACCACAAGTACCGCAACAACTATGACTACAACAAGTCCATTCTTTTGGTGAACCGCGTGGAGCATCTGGACAATGGCTTTTTAATGGTCACGGAGAGCAAGAACCTGGTCTCTCCTATCTCGGTACTCTTTTATGAAACTTATAAAGACTCTGAGGATTTAAAAGCGAAGCTGACCGAGGTGCAGGACAAGTTGCAGTGCGTGGTGTCTAAGGAAGGCGCCTGGAAGAACAGTTTCTCCTTCGGGCAGGCGCAGTGCCCCAGCGTGACTGACTATGCAGACGGCGTAGACACCATGGCGTTTCTAGCGAAGCTATAG
- a CDS encoding 4Fe-4S binding protein translates to MAIMITDECINCGACEPECPNTAIYEGGAQWTWGDGTSLTQVEIDGGETIDGKAPQPPISDEFYYIVSDKCTECCGFHEEPQCAAVCPVDCCVDDPDYRESEEDLLAKKEWLHAAS, encoded by the coding sequence ATGGCTATAATGATTACGGATGAGTGTATCAACTGCGGCGCATGTGAGCCGGAGTGCCCTAACACTGCTATCTATGAAGGTGGCGCGCAGTGGACCTGGGGAGACGGTACCTCTCTAACCCAAGTGGAGATAGACGGCGGAGAAACCATTGACGGCAAAGCCCCGCAACCGCCCATCTCAGACGAATTCTACTACATTGTCTCTGACAAATGCACCGAGTGCTGTGGTTTCCATGAGGAGCCCCAGTGCGCCGCGGTTTGCCCGGTAGACTGCTGTGTAGATGACCCAGACTACCGCGAGAGCGAAGAAGACCTACTAGCCAAAAAAGAATGGCTACACGCCGCCAGCTAA